One genomic region from Salvia hispanica cultivar TCC Black 2014 chromosome 2, UniMelb_Shisp_WGS_1.0, whole genome shotgun sequence encodes:
- the LOC125206105 gene encoding mitogen-activated protein kinase kinase kinase 20-like, which yields MLGEEEALNSYGDGIAWVRSSMIGRGSFGRVYLATLRNPSSKWSSLPPVMAVKSAEVSSSASLQKEREVYSNLRRNPYIIQCYGDEITIGSSGTMAFNLMLEYGSGGTLARRIKESGGNGLGELEAKLHTRSILRGLRHIHELGFVHCDLKPHNILLLPIRGKGLGIRAKIGDLGLARKVSISKKRKLGVCCWEGTPMYLSPEAVIDHVQEAPSDVWAVGCIVHEMLTGHHLQVTPAATTLQAY from the coding sequence ATGTTAGGAGAGGAAGAGGCATTGAATTCATACGGAGATGGAATTGCATGGGTTAGGTCATCGATGATCGGAAGAGGGAGTTTTGGGCGTGTTTATCTTGCAACTCTGCGAAACCCCTCTTCCAAATGGAGCTCTCTGCCGCCGGTGATGGCCGTCAAATCTGCGGAGGTTTCCTCCTCTGCTTCGCTTCAGAAGGAGAGGGAAGTTTACTCCAATCTGCGGAGGAATCCTTACATAATTCAGTGCTACGGCGATGAGATTACAATCGGCAGCAGCGGCACCATGGCCTTCAATTTGATGCTCGAGTACGGCTCCGGTGGAACCTTAGCCCGCAGGATTAAGGAGTCCGGCGGGAATGGATTGGGTGAATTGGAGGCGAAGCTTCACACGAGGTCTATTCTGAGAGGATTGAGACACATTCACGAGCTTGGATTTGTGCATTGCGATTTGAAGCCTCATAACATTCTGCTCCTTCCAATCAGGGGCAAGGGTTTAGGAATTAGGGCCAAAATTGGGGATTTAGGGCTGGCGAGGAAGGTTAGCATTAGCAAGAAGAGGAAATTGGGGGTTTGTTGTTGGGAAGGAACTCCGATGTATTTGTCTCCTGAGGCGGTCATAGATCACGTGCAGGAGGCTCCGTCTGATGTCTGGGCGGTTGGCTGTATCGTGCACGAGATGCTGACCGGTCATCATCTCCAGGTAACTCCAGCAGCAACAACTTTGCAAGCATATTAA